The following proteins are encoded in a genomic region of Diadema setosum chromosome 18, eeDiaSeto1, whole genome shotgun sequence:
- the LOC140241458 gene encoding uncharacterized protein — protein MLLVKRPRGRPRKVPKVQPFQQEMGSSLKIANVETYALAQHISLSQQTSRSSLADEMLPVKRKRGRPRKKRRVASDPQAEVHPTDYAEECQVEEGNNDVLAESLCSSLRENSQGNGGKMITGKLHGQVPDMQTENLHQESDESLTDSSLLVREGESKLANSQQLKNLCIVTGGSEQHETDGCAPVILQTHTCNGVPQLIADGSQQPTMMCDELVDWEPPVLQKMSDEVDTREQLPDQSTTTGRKEVRFPAHSSDVLVGHAGPTNMDLFEDKPMIDIAASMHDGKEAIPFGQSPCESHTDASKHAQNVLPRKTIVKSGKRPIGRPRKHARKHPILQPTKQREHEMKDNELLDAKQGLAALPNKVQNVLPKEIITKPGKRPVGRPRKHPLQHPILQPTKQVENEKAENKLSDAKQEGPGLPKDVQNVLPRKNIIKPGKRPVGRPKKHQLKHPIVQPNKQIENEMADNKLRDAEQESLGLPNDDQNVLPRKNIMKPGKRPVGRPRKHPLNYPISQPVKQIKNEVADNQFFDANQGDPGLPNNVQNVLPRKNDMKPGKRPVGRPRKHALKHPTLQPAKRIKNQLTVYELLDEKQGGPGLPTKHKNAQGANFKAMQESEQSTLEQVFGHNTSSRAAYNGTQIEAASLDLGKCGEHEDLKASWILEDGISNTDTSTVVAAEVVSNPLSFSANRRRGRPRKHFHNVMCLYGRKVKTPFSPLIRPKRNVKSRYARPHSNQTEFGDAKVHKGRKRGRPRKSIVRQDTGCPGDKEPGMNDKVKTSPSASCKNFELTKHLSYPSENGSPSLSAAAQRQNDFVKGSQSPRSLHSTVAHAQQPTCQVYPGYNHCSLSPQRVIPAVCYSERNPQFTGNGVIIPSFQQPPNNAYQDMCNEPFPLHLQGTDKCSKDCKDHITHDEGSRRVPTICLQKIPKDMMTGTLTLDANDTPTGYSAGIGTSPGKHEQFQKFYCKEHKSQVLPTSMVQSHRSSGGSIVRLNTSKPCQYLSGISTLSTNDMICDNSKYQPEKRVICLNIGQSNECQAFEHASAISQIPSKKKRGRPRKNLTVSSNTSGPKLIGTMVKVTSQKNLHHKGCELLGPTAVKVKKRGRPRKSTGFSNMSGRNATNATGGALVLPNFPQSSMRRSAKVSKSSIKIAKSTDEVDVQSNHLAFHAGKRKVGRPRKCLEVVKLPVMPIKRRRGRPCKREASSFHEVRNNTGTEPKTSHAAENEVQGASVGKPCNTSKFSTYTAVPKRKVGRPRIHPEVKVAKKRGRPRKNREPEKMCTPKKRGRPRLKPESGVCKKRGRPCLHVEPKVAKKRGRPCLNPNSQMPKKRGRPRKHPVPMEDPPKYPLVPLPITDKLIFGPFAFQSQEMLHCNFASSQASTLFHSSSNAVSASETGANEAPTEDLSHGENAVDVTSSCIMESICAEGEVCPQDQPGQKSLPASNAEMSWTCGTPIHETDVVSDAIPSPTKSDDPVTTHQFISNVHLECSSPELPNHVQEPHGVEGCTTPQLQATHVSDLPETATTLESVATMDSAMFLTCLRLNDKSSSIT, from the coding sequence ATGTTACTTGTGAAAAGACCAAGAGGAAGGCCAAGGAAAGTGCCAAAGGTCCAGCCATTTCAACAGGAGATGGGTTCATCACTCAAAATTGCAAATGTAGAGACTTATGCTCTTGCACAGCACATCAGTTTGAGTCAGCAAACAAGCAGAAGTAGTTTGGCTGATGAGATGCTGcctgtgaaaagaaaaagaggccggccaagaaagaagagaagggTTGCTTCTGATCCCCAAGCTGAGGTCCATCCTACAGACTATGCAGAGGAGTGTCAGGTTGAGGAGGGTAATAATGATGTGCTTGCAGAGTCTTTGTGTTCATCTCTCAGAGAGAATTCTCAAGGAAATGGAGGGAAAATGATCACGGGGAAACTACATGGACAAGTGCCAGACATGCAAACAGAAAATCTACATCAAGAGAGTGATGAATCTTTGACAGACTCGTCATTACTCGTGAGGGAAGGGGAGAGTAAACTTGCAAACAGTCAGCAACTGAAAAATCTGTGTATTGTGACAGGAGGCTCTGAGCAGCATGAGACAGATGGATGTGCACCAGTcatattacaaacacacacatgtaatgGAGTGCCTCAACTCATAGCTGATGGATCTCAACAACCTACCATGATGTGTGATGAACTCGTCGACTGGGAGCCTCCTGTTTTACAGAAGATGTCCGATGAAGTTGATACCAGGGAGCAACTACCTGACCAAAGCACAACCACTGGAAGGAAAGAAGTGAGATTTCCAGCTCACAGTAGTGATGTGCTGGTTGGACATGCTGGACCAACCAATATGGATCTTTTTGAAGACAAACCGATGATTGACATTGCTGCTTCAATGCATGATGGAAAAGAGGCCATTCCCTTTGGGCAGTCACCTTGTGAATCACATACAGATGCCAGCAAACATGCTCAGAATGTCCTCCCTAGAAAAACCATCGTGAAGTCTGGAAAGAGACCAATTGGTAGGCCGAGAAAGCATGCAAGGAAGCATCCAATTTTACAGCCTACCAAACAAAGAGAACATGAGATGAAAGATAATGAGCTCCTAGATGCGAAGCAAGGGTTAGCTGCATTACCAAATAAAGTCCAGAACGTCCTCCCTAAAGAAATCATCACGAAGCCTGGAAAGAGACCAGTTGGTAGGCCAAGAAAGCATCCATTACAACATCCAATTTTACAGCCTACCAAACAAGTAGAAAATGAAAAGGCAGAAAACAAGCTCTCAGATGCGAAACAAGAGGGTCCTGGATTACCAAAGGATGTTCAGAATGTCCTCCCTAGAAAAAACATCATAAAGCCAGGAAAGAGGCCAGTTGGTAGGCCAAAAAAGCATCAATTAAAACATCCAATTGTACAgcccaacaaacaaatagaGAATGAGATGGCAGATAACAAGCTCAGAGATGCAGAACAAGAGAGCCTGGGATTACCAAATGATGATCAGAATGTCCTCCCTAGAAAAAACATCATGAAGCCTGGAAAGAGGCCAGTTGGTAGACCAAGAAAGCATCCATTAAATTATCCAATTTCACAGCCtgtcaaacaaataaaaaatgaggTGGCAGATAACCAGTTCTTCGATGCAAACCAAGGGGACCCTGGATTACCAAATAATGTTCAGAATGTCCTCCCtagaaaaaatgacatgaagcCTGGAAAGAGGCCAGTTGGTAGGCCGAGAAAGCATGCATTGAAACATCCAACTTTACAGCCTGCCAAACGAATAAAGAATCAATTGACAGTTTATGAGCTCTTAGATGAAAAACAAGGGGGCCCTGGATTGCCAACTAAGCACAAAAATGCGCAGGGTGCAAACTTCAAGGCCATGCAAGAAAGTGAACAAAGCACCCTAGAACAAGTTTTCGGGCATAACACATCCAGTAGAGCAGCTTATAATGGAACTCAAATTGAAGCTGCATCATTGGACCTAGGCAAGTGTGGTGAGCATGAAGACTTGAAGGCAAGTTGGATATTGGAAGATGGCATATCTAACACTGATACCTCAACTGTGGTAGCAGCAGAAGTCGTGAGTaatcctctctctttctcagccAATCGCCGCAGGGGTAGACCAAGGAAACATTTCCACAATGTAATGTGTCTCTATGGCAGGAAAGTGAAAACACCCTTCAGTCCCTTGATACGACCAAAAAGGAATGTCAAGTCTAGGTATGCCAGGCCACATTCAAATCAGACAGAATTTGGAGATGCAAAAGTGcacaaaggaagaaaaagagggagaCCGAGGAAGAGCATTGTGCGCCAAGACACAGGATGTCCTGGAGATAAAGAGCCTGGGATGAATGACAAAGTCAAAACATCTCCTTCCGCTTCTTGTAAAAATTTTGAGCTGACAAAACATCTATCATACCCATCTGAAAATGGATCTCCCTCACTTTCTGCTGCAGCTCAGAGACAGAATGATTTTGTGAAAGGGAGCCAAAGTCCCCGCTCTTTGCATTCAACGGTTGCCCATGCACAGCAGCCCACTTGCCAGGTGTACCCGGGATACAATCACTGCTCGCTCTCTCCACAGAGAGTTATCCCAGCGGTGTGCTACAGTGAAAGGAATCCACAGTTCACTGGGAATGGAGTGATTATTCCCAGCTTTCAGCAGCCACCAAACAATGCTTATCAAGACATGTGTAATGAACCTTTCCCTCTACATCTTCAGGGGACAGATAAGTGCAGCAAAGACTGTAAAGATCATATTACCCACGATGAAGGAAGTAGAAGGGTTCCAACTATATGCTTGCAGAAAATACCTAAGGACATGATGACAGGAACGCTGACACTGGATGCAAATGACACACCAACAGGTTACTCAGCTGGCATCGGAACATCTCCAGGAAAACATGAGCAATTCCAAAAATTTTACTGTAAAGAGCATAAATCTCAAGTCTTGCCTACGAGCATGGTACAAAGCCACAGGTCATCTGGTGGCAGCATTGTGAGGCTTAATACTAGCAAGCCTTGTCAGTACCTGAGTGGTATTTCAACGCTGAGCACAAATGACATGATCTGTGACAACTCCAAATATCAACCTGAAAAGCGAGTGATATGTTTGAACATTGGGCAGTCAAATGAGTGCCAGGCATTTGAGCATGCAAGTGCTAtatcacaaattccatcaaagaaaaagagaggaagacCCAGGAAAAACTTGACAGTAAGCAGCAATACTTCTGGACCAAAGTTGATCGGAACCATGGTCAAAGTAACCAGCCAAAAAAATTTGCACCATAAAGGTTGTGAGCTACTAGGACCAACTGCCGTCAAAGTTAAGAAGCGGGGAAGGCCACGGAAGTCAACTGGATTCTCCAACATGAGTGGAAGGAATGCTACAAATGCCACAGGCGGGGCACTAGTTTTGCCTAATTTCCCACAATCGAGCATGAGGAGAAGTGCAAAAGTGTCAAAGTCAAGCATCAAGATTGCAAAATCAACAGATGAAGTGGATGTTCAATCAAACCATTTGGCATTTCATGCTGGAAAAAGGAAAGTAGGGAGGCCAAGAAAGTGTCTGGAAGTGGTCAAGCTCCCAGTTATGCCcatcaaaagaagaagaggTAGACCATGTAAACGTGAGGCATCTTCCTTTCATGAGGTAAGGAACAACACAGGAACTGAACCAAAGACCAGTCATGCCGCAGAAAATGAGGTCCAAGGAGCTAGTGTAGGAAAACCCTGTAACACTTCAAAATTCTCTACATACACAGCAGTTCCTAAGAGGAAAGTTGGCAGACCTCGCATTCACCCTGAAGTGAAAGTAGCCAAGAAAAGAGGGAGACCAAGAAAGAATAGAGAGCCCGAGAAGATGTGTACTCCCAAGAAGAGAGGTAGGCCACGTCTTAAGCCAGAGTCAGGTGTATGCAAGAAAAGGGGCAGGCCATGTCTGCACGTAGAACCCAAAGTAGCAAAGAAACGAGGTAGACCGTGTCTAAATCCTAACTCACAAATGCCCAAGAAGAGAGGGCGACCTAGAAAGCATCCAGTTCCAATGGAAGATCCCCCCAAATATCCGTTAGTACCATTGCCAATCACCGACAAGTTGATATTTGGACCATTTGCATTTCAGTCACAGGAGATGTTGCATTGCAACTTTGCAAGTTCCCAGGCTAGCACTCTGTTTCACTCTTCCTCAAATGCTGTCTCTGCTTCAGAGACTGGTGCAAATGAGGCACCCACCGAGGACTTGTCCCATGGGGAAAATGCTGTTGACGTGACATCCAGCTGCATCATGGAAAGCATTTGTGCTGAAGGTGAAGTTTGCCCACAGGACCAGCCTGGTCAGAAAAGTCTGCCTGCTTCAAATGCTgagatgagttggacatgtggGACACCTATCCATGAGACTGATGTGGTGAGTGATGCCATTCCTTCACCAACGAAATCAGATGACCCTGTGACGACACATCAGTTTATCAGTAATGTTCACCTGGAATGCTCTTCTCCAGAACTGCCAAACCATGTGCAAGAACCACATGGGGTGGAAGGCTGTACTACACCACAACTTCAGGCCACACATGTCAGTGATCTGCCAGAAACAGCTACGACATTAGAATCTGTGGCAACCATGGATTCTGCAATGTTTCTGACCTGCCTCAGACTAAATGACAAGTCATCATCCATCACATAA